The DNA window TTTCGACTCGTCGGCGATGCGTTTTCTGAGCAGCTGCTGAATGCTGAGGCGAATAACTTTTTCCGGGATCAATCCACGACTCAAAAGGGCTTCCATGCTAGGCTCCAGGTGCGAACGATTCAGTCCGGTTGATGATTGTTGGGACGGGTCATTCCAATCTGCGCGACCGTAATGTTGCGCATGCTGAAAGCCGCTTCACAGTACGAGAAGTAATAGTTCCATTTCCGGCGGAAGGCCGTGTCAAAACCCAGTTTTAGTTTTTCAATCCGCGGGAAATTGCGGTTGAAGTTCTGCTGCCACTCGCGCAGGGTACGGGCATAGTCAAGGCCCATCTCTTTATAATCCGACAGAATGAAGCTGCGATCATCCTGATTCGCGGCATCCAGGAGCGCGGTGATCGACGGCAGGAGCGAGCCTGGGAAGATATGCTTTTGAATCCAATCGACGCCGTTCTTGAAGTCCTCGAAGCGGGAGTCCGGGCTCAGTATCACCTGATGCACCATCTTTCCGCTCGGTTTCAGCCACTCCTCGCATTTTTCAAAGAAAGTCGGCAGGAATTCAGCGCCCACCGCTTCGAGCATTTCCACGGTGAAAATGCGATCGAACTGCCCATGCAGCTTTCTGTAGTCCATGTTTTTGATCGTAACCAGATGCTCCAGACCACGCTGCCGCACCTTCTGCCGCGCAAAGGCAAACTGCTGTTCAGAGATGGTCAGCGTCGTCACCTCACAACCATAGGTAGCGGCCAGGAAACAGGAGAATTCACCCCAGCCCGTCCCGATTTCAAGGATCTTATGATGCGCCTTCACTCCGGCCATCTCTGCCATATTCTGAAGTTTACGCCGCTGCGCCACCGGCATGGGTTCCGCTTCGTCGCTGATGTAGAGAGCGCTGGAGTAGGTCATGGTCTCGTCCAGAAAGCTGGAAAAGAACTCATTGCCCAGGTCATAGTGATTGCTGATATTCTTCCGCGAGCCTTCGACGCTGTTCTGATTCAGGCTATGATGCATGCGATTGACCGCCGCCATCGCATTCACCAGGATATTGCGAATGTTCGCCCGACCGCCCGACATCGACGGCATGTCCTGCAGATTCAGGATGAACCAGCGGATGACCTTGCCGATATCATCAGTGTCCCAATCTCCATCAACATACGATTCCCCAAGCCCGATATCGGTAGCCAGGACCAGCTTCCGAAAAAAGACAGGATCATTGACAGTGATGCGGGCCTGGACCTCGGAGCCCCGGCCGAAGCGATAAACGCGTCCACTCTGGACATCGTCGATGATCAAAAGCCCCCGTTTCATCTTGCTGAAATGCTTGTCCACCAGCGCTGCAAACAGGGACGGGCTTTGTTCCGAGGCCTTACGTAATGTGTCGCTTATGATCTTTGTGTACATAATAATCCCTCTGCTGTTCAGGATGTTCCTCTTTTTTGAAATAAGGAATGCGTTTGATCATCAGACGTAACGCGTGCCAATGGATGGCGCCTAACACCCTGATGGGCGTCAGGGGCATACGAAACAGATAGCCCACAAGACTCCAGTCGCTCACAGCATGCAGCTGCCCCTCCATGCTCGCATAGAGTATGGGTTCCTTGCCTTTCACTGTCGTGACCTGGACTTTCAGAGTATCTTCATTTCTTCTGATGTCAAAGATAAAGTCGGCATCGTGTTCAATAAAAGGCGAGACATAATACTCTTTTGGAATGCGCTTCATCACGTGTCCGTCGCGCCCCAAAGGTCCTATGTAATAGAGTTTGGCGTCGCCAAAAGTATTGTCAACTTCTGCCAGGCAGAGGGTGTCCGACCCCGTTTCCACGAAGAAGACGCTGATCGGATTGAAATTCACGCCCAAAGTGCGAAGGTGCGCGAAGACCTGGACGCGGCGCACGTCCACGTCGTGGCCATGGTCCT is part of the Oligoflexus sp. genome and encodes:
- a CDS encoding cyclopropane-fatty-acyl-phospholipid synthase family protein: MYTKIISDTLRKASEQSPSLFAALVDKHFSKMKRGLLIIDDVQSGRVYRFGRGSEVQARITVNDPVFFRKLVLATDIGLGESYVDGDWDTDDIGKVIRWFILNLQDMPSMSGGRANIRNILVNAMAAVNRMHHSLNQNSVEGSRKNISNHYDLGNEFFSSFLDETMTYSSALYISDEAEPMPVAQRRKLQNMAEMAGVKAHHKILEIGTGWGEFSCFLAATYGCEVTTLTISEQQFAFARQKVRQRGLEHLVTIKNMDYRKLHGQFDRIFTVEMLEAVGAEFLPTFFEKCEEWLKPSGKMVHQVILSPDSRFEDFKNGVDWIQKHIFPGSLLPSITALLDAANQDDRSFILSDYKEMGLDYARTLREWQQNFNRNFPRIEKLKLGFDTAFRRKWNYYFSYCEAAFSMRNITVAQIGMTRPNNHQPD
- a CDS encoding DUF1365 domain-containing protein, whose product is MVKPVPVLRSRLVNALVIHERLRKRESHRFTYRVFYGLIDADEIPQLDKELWTFSARGRSLYSLGAQDFLNYGQPDIKSNIKAWLKDHGHDVDVRRVQVFAHLRTLGVNFNPISVFFVETGSDTLCLAEVDNTFGDAKLYYIGPLGRDGHVMKRIPKEYYVSPFIEHDADFIFDIRRNEDTLKVQVTTVKGKEPILYASMEGQLHAVSDWSLVGYLFRMPLTPIRVLGAIHWHALRLMIKRIPYFKKEEHPEQQRDYYVHKDHKRHIT